From a single Stomoxys calcitrans chromosome 4, idStoCalc2.1, whole genome shotgun sequence genomic region:
- the LOC106086065 gene encoding pickpocket protein 28, whose protein sequence is MEWSSKGNNFIYRHNAKLNQTSEEPPSYSSDEDKVCTKNAIKKNLKYYLENTTLHGLKYLAENKITIPERVFFGLSFVFVVIVSGFFISNVYTKWSATPIIISTSSKQTFSTEFPFPAITICNMNQAQRSKAVNIQRQSSNYSLLMSLCDQESDDLDETYLGLWKYFKAILMEVAQPCDQMLLYCSYGSKVETCSSIFNTMLTDDGMCCTFNALDTKFLLLNYSEENTLMPISESLNVPIDWSPEKGYPSRLPPHFYPRISGGAGSRMGLTVILNVSSAEYFCSKTKCLGFKVLVHNPADLPKITNYGFFMPAGREARVPIEPIYQNALPSIRNIKRSVRRCLFSDEGDLIYYRTYSRKNCELECEAMILMKKCSCILYYLPRIDPNVPICGLKDNNCTTQVQSEIESSNTSASCDACLPGCFELNYQTTFTASQMVMGDFRSSDEFPKEIFEKARNISDLSIVHFYFVSNTFRGTTKSEMFGFTEFLSNTGGLLGLFMGFSIFSLIEIIYYVTVRPYCAARTIELEKKRKYGDTEWFKKCGSSEYLSPSGINKKSWLKCARKTHRKYKRNLKGMLMKSQCFRKNDVPPFPYVE, encoded by the exons atggAGTGGTCTTCGAAAGGGAATAATTTTATCTACAGGCATAATGCCAAACTTAATCAAA CTTCTGAGGAGCCCCCAAGTTACTCAAGTGACGAGGATAAAGTATGCACCAAAAATGCCATAAAAAAGAatctcaaatattatttggaaaATACCACCCTACATGGATTAAAGTATTTGGCTGAAAATAAGATTACAATTCCTGAAAG AGTTTTCTTTGGTCTATCTTTCGTTTTTGTTGTAATTGTGTCGGGATTTTTCATTTCCAATGTCTACACTAAATGGTCGGCTACGCCAATAATTATTTCAACCAGCTCCAAACAGACCTTTAGCACGGAATTTCCTTTTCCCGCCATCACCATTTGTAATATGAATCAAGCTCAAAGAAGTAAAGCAGTGAATATACAAAG ACAAAGTTCGAATTATTCCTTGCTAATGAGTTTGTGTGATCAGGAGTCGGATGATTTGGATGAGACCTATTTGGGACTGTGGAAATATTTTAAAGCCATTTTAATGGAG gtTGCCCAACCCTGTGACCAAATGTTGTTGTATTGCAGTTATGGCTCAAAAGTCGAAACTTGTTCAAGTATATTTAACACCATGTTAACGGATGATGGTATGTGTTGCACTTTTAATGCACTGGACACAAAATTTCTGTTACTAAATTATAG TGAAGAAAATACTTTAATGCCGATTTCTGAAAGTCTTAATGTGCCTATTGATTGGTCACCGGAGAAAGGATATCCCTCAAGATTACCCCCACATTTTTATCCTCGTATATCGGGTGGTGCAGGAAGCCGAATGGGATTGACGGTTATACTAAATGTCTCATCTGCTGAGTATTTTTGCAGCAAAACTAAATGTTTGGGTTTTAAG gtgCTGGTGCATAATCCTGCCGACTTACCCAAAATCACCAATTATGGATTCTTTATGCCAGCAGGTCGTGAGGCACGCGTGCCCATTGAACCCATATACCAAAATGCCTTGCCCAGCATTAGAAATATTAAGAGATCTGTTCGCCGTTGTCTATTCTCGGATGAGGGTGATTTGATTTATTATCGCACATATTCTCGCAAAAATTGTGAATTGGAATGTGAGGctatgattttgatgaaaaaatgTTCTTGCATTTTATACTATTTGCCACGCATTGATCCAAATGTACCAATATGTGGACTAAAGGATAACAATTGTACCACCCAGGTACAATCGGAAATTGAATCGTCCAATACAAGTGCCTCCTGTGATGCTTGTCTACCCGGTTGCTTTGAGTTGAACTATCAAACCACATTCACTGCTTCACAAATGGTAATGGGAGATTTTCGAAGTTCTGATGAATTTCCaaaggaaattttcgaaaaagctAGAAACATTAGCGATTTGTCGATAGTGCATTTCTACTTCGTGTCGAATACATTTCGAGGTACAACGAAATCGGAAATGTTTGGTTTTACTGAGTTTTTGT CTAACACCGGCGGTCTTTTGGGTCTATTCATGGGATTCAGCATTTTTTCTCTAATCGAAATTATTTATTATGTAACGGTGCGACCATATTGTGCTGCTAGGACCATTGAATTGGAAAAGAAACGAAAATATGGTGATACTGAG TGGTTTAAAAAATGTGGTTCATCAGAGTACTTATCACCTTCTGGCATAAATAAAAAGTCATGGCTAAAGTGTGCCAGAAAAACCCACCGAAAGTATAAACGCAATTTGAAGGGCATGCTTATGAAGTCTCAATGTTTTCGGAAGAATGATGTTCCACCATTTCCCTATGTTGAGTAG